Proteins from a genomic interval of Pseudomonadales bacterium:
- the accC gene encoding acetyl-CoA carboxylase biotin carboxylase subunit: protein MLDKVLIANRGEIALRVLRACKELGIKTVAVHSTADKDLMHVHLADESVCIGPAPSPQSYLHIPSIIAACEVTGAEAVHPGYGFLAENADFAEQLTNSGFKFIGPSAKCIRMMGDKVAAIAAMQEAGVPTVPGSNGPLTDDNERTMRIAREIGYPVIIKAAAGGGGRGMRVVHSEGSLLNSIHVTQTEAKTAFGDATVYMEKFLENPRHVEIQVLADGKGNAIHLADRDCSLQRRHQKVIEEAPAPKIPDAVRQEVYDACTKACLDIGYEGAGTFEFLYEDERFYFIEMNTRVQVEHCVTEMVTGIDIVKEQLRIASGQKLSIQQQDVSIKGHAFECRINAEDPNTFMPSPGKITHYHAPGGLGVRVDSHIYSGYSVPPHYDSMIAKVITHARDRKAALARMSCALDELLVEGIKTNTPLQRDLCNDAAFIEGGVNIHYLEKKLGL, encoded by the coding sequence ATGTTAGATAAAGTTCTCATCGCCAACCGGGGTGAGATTGCACTTCGCGTGTTACGAGCCTGCAAAGAGCTGGGCATCAAAACTGTCGCTGTGCACTCTACTGCCGATAAAGACTTAATGCATGTTCACCTGGCTGACGAATCGGTATGTATTGGCCCAGCGCCATCTCCGCAAAGCTACTTGCACATTCCTTCAATTATTGCTGCCTGCGAGGTTACCGGTGCAGAAGCTGTGCATCCTGGCTACGGATTTTTAGCCGAGAATGCTGACTTCGCCGAACAGCTCACCAATTCAGGCTTTAAATTTATCGGTCCATCAGCTAAGTGTATTCGCATGATGGGCGACAAAGTTGCCGCCATTGCAGCGATGCAGGAGGCCGGCGTGCCAACCGTACCAGGCTCAAATGGTCCACTCACCGATGACAATGAACGCACTATGCGTATCGCGCGTGAAATCGGTTATCCCGTCATTATTAAAGCCGCTGCAGGTGGTGGTGGACGTGGCATGCGCGTCGTGCATTCCGAGGGCTCATTGTTAAACTCTATCCATGTAACGCAAACAGAGGCGAAGACTGCTTTTGGCGACGCAACGGTATATATGGAGAAGTTCTTAGAGAATCCACGTCACGTTGAGATTCAGGTACTGGCAGATGGCAAGGGTAATGCGATTCACCTTGCAGATCGAGACTGTTCTTTACAGCGCCGGCATCAAAAAGTGATTGAAGAAGCACCTGCACCGAAGATTCCCGATGCTGTAAGGCAAGAGGTATATGATGCTTGCACCAAAGCTTGCCTCGACATTGGCTATGAAGGCGCGGGCACATTTGAATTTCTTTACGAAGATGAGCGCTTCTATTTCATTGAAATGAATACTCGTGTGCAAGTTGAGCACTGCGTCACCGAAATGGTGACCGGTATCGACATTGTCAAAGAACAGCTGCGTATTGCCTCGGGCCAAAAGTTGAGCATTCAGCAACAAGATGTCAGCATCAAAGGCCATGCCTTTGAATGTCGAATCAATGCGGAAGATCCAAACACCTTCATGCCAAGCCCTGGCAAAATTACGCATTACCACGCGCCTGGTGGTTTAGGCGTTCGGGTTGATTCACACATCTATTCTGGCTATAGCGTACCGCCGCATTATGACTCTATGATTGCCAAGGTGATTACCCACGCACGAGACCGCAAGGCGGCACTAGCTCGTATGAGCTGTGCGCTGGATGAACTGTTGGTCGAGGGCATCAAAACTAACACCCCTCTGCAACGCGACCTCTGCAACGACGCTGCATTTATTGAAGGGGGCGTGAATATTCACTACTTAGAGAAAAAGCTAGGCCTATAA
- a CDS encoding acetyl-CoA carboxylase biotin carboxyl carrier protein has translation MDIRKVKKLIELLEESNIDELEIKEGEESVRITRNTGVATVAAPQVVAAAPVAATPAAAPAAASAESPAPASAAPAGHTVNSPMVGTFYRSPAPDAAPFIEVGQSVKAGDVICIVEAMKMMNQIEADKSGVIEAILVEDGQPLEFDQPMVVIA, from the coding sequence ATGGATATCAGAAAAGTAAAAAAATTGATCGAACTACTCGAAGAGTCGAATATCGATGAACTGGAGATCAAAGAAGGTGAAGAATCGGTTCGCATCACCCGTAATACCGGCGTAGCAACGGTTGCTGCTCCACAGGTAGTGGCTGCTGCACCCGTCGCTGCGACTCCCGCTGCCGCACCCGCTGCCGCTAGCGCTGAAAGCCCAGCACCGGCCAGTGCTGCACCGGCAGGTCATACCGTTAACTCACCGATGGTTGGCACTTTTTATCGCTCCCCTGCACCCGATGCTGCGCCATTTATTGAAGTTGGCCAAAGTGTTAAAGCCGGTGACGTGATCTGTATTGTCGAAGCCATGAAAATGATGAACCAAATCGAAGCCGATAAATCCGGCGTAATTGAAGCTATTCTGGTTGAAGATGGCCAACCGCTAGAATTTGATCAGCCCATGGTTGTGATTGCATAA
- a CDS encoding DUF2798 domain-containing protein — protein MLASQYRPVVFSFFMALFMSCLMSIVITLFNIGWVEGIGLIWLKAWGFAFVVAFPCVLIVAPLVNIVVSKLVAPAPHD, from the coding sequence ATGTTAGCCAGCCAATACCGCCCCGTTGTATTTTCTTTTTTTATGGCTTTATTTATGTCCTGCCTGATGTCGATTGTCATCACTTTATTCAATATCGGTTGGGTTGAAGGCATAGGCCTGATTTGGCTTAAGGCCTGGGGCTTTGCTTTTGTTGTGGCTTTCCCCTGCGTCTTAATCGTTGCCCCTTTGGTCAACATAGTAGTGAGTAAGTTAGTGGCGCCAGCGCCGCATGATTAA